One window of the Actinomyces procaprae genome contains the following:
- a CDS encoding carbohydrate ABC transporter permease, which produces MTAIPVVRTTAGLDDGAIAAAPNRPPRDWATIGLWVALLITAAFWLVPFAVMLLTSFKSRADLASGSTLGLPSQWLWSNYADAVDTGDLWISGSNSLLVSVIKVPLGLLLAALAAYALARIHMRRAKWVVAVFAVGSMVPIQVALGPMFQLLLKADLLDTYVGLILPYLAFGVPYQVFMLYGSFRAIPDEIEESARLDGASTFRIFWQICCPLIKPTLAALFVLDFVSTWNEYAMASTILQSGSMATIPLAVQNFSAQHGTDYGPLNAFIIMTAIPVLIVYLLFQRYFVSGAFSGAVKG; this is translated from the coding sequence ATGACTGCTATTCCCGTTGTCCGCACCACTGCCGGTCTCGACGACGGCGCGATCGCCGCCGCGCCGAACCGGCCGCCACGCGACTGGGCCACCATTGGACTGTGGGTGGCGCTGCTGATCACGGCGGCGTTCTGGCTGGTGCCCTTCGCCGTCATGCTGCTCACCTCCTTCAAGAGTCGAGCGGACCTGGCGAGCGGATCTACGCTCGGTTTGCCCTCGCAGTGGCTCTGGAGCAACTATGCCGACGCCGTCGACACCGGTGACTTGTGGATCAGTGGCAGTAACAGTCTGCTGGTCTCGGTCATCAAAGTGCCGTTGGGCCTGCTGCTCGCAGCACTCGCGGCCTACGCATTGGCCCGAATCCATATGCGGCGGGCCAAGTGGGTCGTCGCCGTCTTCGCCGTCGGCTCTATGGTGCCCATCCAAGTTGCCCTCGGTCCCATGTTCCAGCTGCTGCTGAAGGCGGACCTGCTGGACACTTATGTGGGCCTGATCCTGCCCTATCTCGCCTTCGGCGTTCCGTACCAGGTCTTCATGCTCTACGGCTCCTTCCGGGCCATACCCGATGAGATCGAGGAGTCCGCCCGGCTCGACGGCGCCTCCACCTTCCGCATCTTCTGGCAGATCTGCTGCCCGCTGATCAAGCCGACCCTGGCGGCGTTGTTCGTCCTGGACTTCGTGTCCACCTGGAACGAGTACGCCATGGCGTCCACGATTCTGCAATCGGGATCGATGGCGACTATCCCGCTGGCTGTGCAGAACTTCTCCGCCCAGCACGGCACCGACTACGGGCCGCTGAACGCCTTCATCATCATGACGGCGATCCCGGTGCTGATCGTCTACCTGCTGTTCCAGCGCTACTTCGTCTCCGGAGCCTTCTCCGGGGCGGTGAAGGGCTGA
- a CDS encoding carbohydrate ABC transporter permease: MATAQTASAPVRAIKQHRVLRSLPYLAPAALLYGIFLLYPMIDSVRLSFFSWSGYATAAQEFVGLKNYRYLLTQDTVFWTALKNSMIWVVLSVAIPMVLSLLMALALNQRIWGRNAFRSIFYIPSVFASITVAAIWRWIYNPTMGVINQVLEAVGLGGLAHEWLGDPRTALYSIFVASVWQGVGFNMVLFLAGLQSVPAELVDAAKVDGAGRWQVFRNVTWPALRPTTVVVVILTIINSLKVYDLVVGMTGGGPAQSSQVLALWSYQQSFSNHNFGAGGAVATVLLILSLCLVVPYLAWSMKGED, from the coding sequence ATGGCAACAGCTCAAACGGCGTCAGCGCCCGTACGGGCCATCAAACAGCACCGCGTGCTGCGTTCCCTGCCCTACCTGGCCCCGGCGGCCCTGCTGTACGGCATATTTCTGCTGTATCCGATGATTGACTCGGTACGGCTGTCTTTCTTCTCCTGGTCCGGCTACGCCACCGCCGCCCAGGAATTCGTCGGGCTCAAGAACTATCGGTACCTGCTCACGCAGGACACGGTGTTCTGGACTGCCCTCAAGAACTCAATGATCTGGGTGGTGCTATCGGTAGCCATCCCCATGGTGCTGTCCCTCCTCATGGCTCTGGCCCTCAACCAGCGCATATGGGGGCGCAATGCCTTCCGCTCGATCTTCTACATCCCGAGCGTTTTCGCATCCATCACGGTGGCAGCGATCTGGCGGTGGATCTACAACCCCACCATGGGCGTTATCAACCAGGTACTCGAGGCGGTCGGTCTGGGCGGACTGGCCCACGAGTGGTTGGGTGACCCACGCACCGCCCTGTACTCCATCTTTGTCGCCTCGGTATGGCAGGGGGTCGGCTTCAACATGGTGCTCTTCCTCGCCGGTCTGCAATCCGTGCCGGCCGAGCTCGTGGACGCGGCCAAGGTTGATGGGGCGGGCCGTTGGCAGGTCTTCCGCAACGTGACCTGGCCCGCGCTGCGACCGACGACCGTCGTCGTTGTCATTCTGACCATTATCAACTCGCTGAAGGTCTACGACCTGGTGGTCGGCATGACCGGGGGAGGACCGGCGCAGTCCAGCCAGGTTCTCGCCCTGTGGTCGTACCAGCAGTCCTTCTCCAACCACAACTTCGGGGCCGGCGGCGCCGTCGCCACCGTCCTGCTGATTCTCTCGCTGTGCCTGGTGGTCCCCTACCTGGCCTGGTCCATGAAGGGGGAGGACTGA
- a CDS encoding ABC transporter substrate-binding protein, with the protein MKTTLTRRHAIGLGTALLTAGALAACGRQGGGSSRGGEDSLTLWVGALEDSQKQDIDRLVAAFKEANNITVNYETHSTDSLKESMRQVSGTNAGPDIYWYWEGPGLGGDLVEAGMSLDLSDYYQRYGWEDRFTAASLAGITQYGGYHGIPWTLQAQALYYNKALFKQAGITAEPATYEELIGACDALKAAGITPIEFGGTVNWHVMRLLDSLIETKCGADVARTLVTDKTGWATEPGVTEAFTELKTWADKYFNTGYMSISNDDSSLLFWNGQAAMALEGTWFDAQCVDNGMDPQEVGIFPFPTGTGRLYGFGEGFYINANTSKADLAASFLDFVTSTEQMRGSGGAWAAVSVNKDVEVSKDNPLDALWPPILESSEEMYNNFDQALSLDETTEYWRIQNAVLIGDMAPEEAGPAMQKFIDANS; encoded by the coding sequence ATGAAAACAACTCTCACTCGCCGTCACGCCATCGGGCTCGGTACCGCCCTCCTCACTGCCGGCGCTCTCGCCGCCTGCGGACGCCAGGGAGGCGGCTCATCCAGAGGCGGAGAGGACTCCCTGACCCTCTGGGTCGGTGCACTCGAGGACTCTCAGAAGCAAGACATCGACCGCCTGGTTGCGGCCTTCAAAGAGGCCAACAACATCACTGTCAACTATGAGACCCACTCCACCGACTCCCTCAAGGAGTCCATGCGTCAGGTGTCCGGCACCAACGCCGGACCAGACATCTACTGGTATTGGGAGGGGCCGGGACTCGGCGGAGACCTCGTCGAGGCGGGCATGAGCCTGGACCTGAGCGACTACTACCAGCGGTACGGCTGGGAGGATCGCTTCACCGCCGCCTCCCTGGCAGGCATCACCCAGTACGGCGGTTACCACGGCATCCCCTGGACCCTGCAGGCGCAGGCCCTGTACTACAACAAGGCTCTTTTCAAGCAGGCCGGCATCACTGCCGAACCGGCCACCTATGAAGAGCTCATTGGCGCCTGCGACGCCCTCAAGGCCGCTGGCATCACGCCGATCGAGTTCGGCGGCACCGTCAACTGGCATGTCATGCGCCTGCTTGACTCACTCATTGAGACCAAATGCGGTGCCGACGTCGCCAGAACCCTGGTCACCGACAAGACGGGCTGGGCCACCGAGCCCGGCGTCACGGAGGCCTTTACGGAGCTCAAGACCTGGGCGGACAAGTACTTCAACACCGGCTACATGTCCATCTCCAATGACGACTCCAGCCTCCTGTTCTGGAACGGGCAGGCCGCCATGGCCCTGGAGGGCACCTGGTTCGACGCCCAGTGCGTGGACAACGGCATGGATCCGCAGGAGGTCGGCATCTTCCCCTTCCCCACCGGAACCGGGCGCCTGTACGGCTTCGGCGAGGGCTTCTACATCAATGCCAACACCTCCAAAGCTGACCTGGCCGCATCCTTCCTCGACTTCGTGACCTCCACCGAGCAGATGCGCGGCAGCGGCGGCGCCTGGGCTGCTGTGAGTGTGAACAAGGACGTCGAGGTCTCCAAGGACAACCCGCTTGACGCGCTGTGGCCCCCAATCCTGGAGTCCTCGGAGGAGATGTACAACAACTTCGATCAAGCCCTCAGCTTGGATGAGACGACCGAGTACTGGCGCATCCAGAACGCCGTCCTCATCGGTGATATGGCCCCGGAGGAGGCCGGCCCGGCCATGCAGAAGTTCATCGACGCCAACTCCTGA
- a CDS encoding LacI family DNA-binding transcriptional regulator — MARVEGRRPSMVDVGRAAGVSAQTVSRYFNGGYVSADASARVEAAVNALGYVRNRIPLQMKARHTNLIGLVLLGPLNYGNSGIMGGLTRAAREAGQAVMISHMERDPATSAESWAALLTEVDTLLSMRVDALIVGSPYDSIKRIIDYVDGAVPLVTLAELPDKAVDAVGPYSYEASCAVMRHLIALGHRRILHISGPSDRAQAVARRRAYEAEMTAAGLEGLPVLESREWNAASGAECAGRVEAGSFSAVFAGSDTIALGFISALRQRGLIAPRDYAIAGFDDMPDAQFMDPPLTTARIDFERIGEVALRRAVADVTGVSYDDDAPRPELVVRASTAGHLGALG; from the coding sequence ATGGCGCGCGTGGAAGGCAGACGACCCAGCATGGTCGACGTCGGTCGTGCCGCCGGAGTGTCCGCTCAGACCGTCTCGCGTTACTTCAACGGCGGATATGTCTCTGCCGACGCCAGTGCGCGCGTGGAGGCCGCCGTAAATGCGCTGGGGTACGTGCGCAATCGCATTCCGCTGCAGATGAAGGCGCGGCACACGAACCTGATCGGGCTAGTGCTGCTGGGGCCGCTCAATTACGGCAATTCCGGGATCATGGGCGGCTTGACGCGTGCGGCTCGGGAGGCCGGACAGGCGGTGATGATCTCCCACATGGAACGCGATCCCGCCACAAGCGCAGAGTCCTGGGCGGCACTCCTGACAGAGGTGGACACGCTGTTGTCCATGCGCGTGGACGCCCTGATCGTGGGCTCCCCGTATGACAGCATCAAGCGGATCATTGATTACGTGGATGGCGCGGTCCCGCTAGTAACTCTGGCGGAGTTGCCTGACAAGGCCGTAGACGCCGTTGGCCCCTACTCCTACGAGGCCTCCTGTGCGGTCATGCGGCACCTGATCGCGCTGGGGCACCGCCGGATCCTGCACATATCGGGGCCATCCGACCGGGCACAGGCGGTCGCCCGGCGGCGCGCCTACGAGGCGGAGATGACCGCCGCCGGCCTGGAGGGGTTGCCGGTGCTGGAGAGTCGTGAGTGGAACGCCGCCTCCGGAGCCGAATGTGCTGGGCGGGTGGAGGCGGGATCGTTCTCCGCCGTCTTCGCGGGAAGCGACACCATTGCTCTGGGATTCATCAGTGCACTGCGCCAGCGGGGACTCATAGCGCCCCGCGACTATGCGATTGCAGGCTTCGATGACATGCCCGACGCACAGTTCATGGATCCTCCGCTCACAACTGCACGTATCGACTTCGAGCGGATTGGTGAGGTAGCGCTGCGGCGCGCCGTCGCCGACGTAACCGGCGTCAGCTACGACGACGATGCGCCGCGGCCCGAGTTGGTGGTGCGCGCTTCGACGGCCGGACACCTGGGCGCGCTGGGCTGA
- a CDS encoding MBL fold metallo-hydrolase: MGVQVRPLLARGVFATYGYFVVDEVARHAFLIDPGAQAKLFLRAVRGHQWTVEAIVLTHGHFDHVGAVDELRAALGVPVLAHAESKRYLTDPDLNLSAAHGAPLRVHGVEKFHHGDRLALGKSSNVELEVLHVPGHTDDSCAFYCEQAGFAVVGDTVYEGGPGLTIFPTGDAGKLRESLETRLLTLPDGTELLSGHSLPITVARLGRAVRRCDAAE, encoded by the coding sequence ATGGGGGTACAGGTTCGCCCGCTTCTGGCCCGGGGCGTGTTTGCCACCTACGGCTACTTCGTCGTCGACGAGGTCGCGCGACATGCGTTCCTGATCGACCCCGGTGCCCAGGCGAAGCTGTTTCTGCGTGCCGTGCGCGGGCATCAGTGGACCGTAGAGGCCATCGTGCTCACGCACGGCCACTTCGATCATGTCGGGGCCGTGGATGAGCTGCGCGCCGCCCTGGGCGTCCCCGTGCTGGCGCATGCGGAATCCAAGCGCTATTTGACCGACCCCGATCTGAACCTGTCCGCCGCCCACGGTGCGCCCCTGCGGGTCCACGGTGTGGAGAAGTTCCACCACGGCGATCGCCTGGCCCTGGGGAAGAGTTCGAACGTCGAACTCGAGGTCCTGCACGTTCCCGGGCACACCGATGACTCCTGCGCCTTCTACTGCGAACAGGCCGGCTTCGCGGTGGTTGGTGACACGGTATACGAGGGAGGCCCCGGGCTGACCATCTTTCCGACGGGGGATGCGGGCAAGCTCCGTGAGAGCCTGGAGACCAGGCTGCTCACGCTCCCCGACGGCACGGAACTGCTGTCGGGACACTCCCTCCCCATCACGGTCGCGCGCCTCGGGCGCGCGGTACGACGGTGCGACGCGGCCGAGTGA
- a CDS encoding DsbA family oxidoreductase, translating to MSDSCSRCAGRAQRAGAHNPEEEHMKVTYWSDFACPYCYVGETRLHKAIESLGLADDVEVEMRAFELYPDAPREVQGTTLDRFARKYRLTRAAARQRIDSISAMGRAEGIDFNYATTRNTNMFDAHRLTKLAHAQSNTRFEELCFHAYFVDNEVMSDRAVLQRLAKQAGLPEADVERVLSSDEYADAVRADEREAHSMGVNAVPFFVVDGKYAISGAQPIEEMTRVLTNARDAALAEDTAAGGACGPEGCAI from the coding sequence ATGAGTGACAGTTGCTCCAGATGCGCAGGCCGCGCCCAGCGCGCCGGCGCCCACAACCCCGAGGAGGAGCACATGAAGGTGACCTACTGGTCGGACTTCGCATGCCCGTACTGCTACGTAGGCGAGACCCGCCTGCACAAGGCGATCGAGTCGCTCGGCCTGGCCGACGACGTCGAGGTGGAGATGAGGGCCTTCGAGCTTTATCCGGACGCGCCCCGCGAGGTGCAGGGAACTACGCTTGACCGCTTCGCCAGGAAGTACCGGCTGACCAGGGCGGCTGCACGCCAGCGCATCGACTCCATCAGCGCGATGGGGCGGGCCGAAGGCATCGACTTCAACTACGCCACCACGCGCAACACCAATATGTTCGATGCGCACCGGCTCACCAAGCTCGCGCATGCGCAGAGCAACACCCGCTTCGAGGAACTCTGCTTCCACGCCTACTTCGTGGATAACGAGGTCATGTCCGACCGCGCCGTCCTGCAGCGCCTGGCCAAGCAGGCCGGACTGCCGGAGGCGGACGTGGAGCGCGTGCTGTCCAGTGACGAGTACGCCGACGCCGTGCGTGCCGATGAGCGCGAGGCGCACTCCATGGGGGTGAACGCCGTACCGTTCTTCGTGGTGGACGGCAAGTACGCCATTTCGGGTGCCCAGCCGATCGAGGAGATGACCCGCGTGCTCACAAACGCGCGCGACGCGGCGCTCGCGGAGGACACCGCCGCGGGCGGCGCCTGCGGCCCGGAGGGGTGCGCGATCTGA
- a CDS encoding winged helix-turn-helix transcriptional regulator, giving the protein MAEAPKIEWCPAIASLQKVVGGKWKIEILFYVALAEVRHFGQLKRCLHGVSDSTLSKQLRELVADDFLERVDYGEVPPRVEYRLTRRGESFKPLIQAMWDWSEAEFEFSRAEAAQMRAARDELGIPQVR; this is encoded by the coding sequence ATGGCCGAGGCCCCCAAGATCGAGTGGTGCCCCGCGATCGCGTCCCTGCAGAAGGTCGTGGGCGGCAAGTGGAAGATCGAGATTCTCTTCTACGTCGCCCTGGCCGAGGTCAGACACTTCGGCCAGTTGAAGCGTTGCCTGCACGGCGTGTCGGACTCGACCCTGTCCAAGCAACTGCGGGAGCTGGTCGCGGACGACTTCCTGGAACGCGTCGACTACGGCGAGGTGCCTCCCCGCGTGGAGTACCGGTTGACCCGCCGCGGGGAGAGTTTCAAGCCCCTCATCCAGGCGATGTGGGACTGGAGCGAGGCGGAGTTCGAGTTCTCGCGCGCCGAGGCCGCCCAGATGCGCGCCGCGCGCGACGAGTTGGGTATTCCCCAGGTGCGGTGA
- a CDS encoding beta-galactosidase has product MMNSTTTRPAFPRRPRREGAAIHFGADYNPDQWPEATWEQDIALMRRAGVTVVTLPVFSWAHIQPGEDSWDFGWLDRIMDRLAQAGIDVDMATSTASPPAWLTSKHPEVLPVTRTGETLWPGGRQQWRPTSPVFRRYALELTRRMAERYAEHPALAAWHVSNELGCHNAYDYSEDAAAAFRDWLRRRYTTLEALNDAWGTAFWSQTYHRWEEILPPRLAASESNPSQLLDFRRFSSDALRDYLRAESEVLRAITPDVPITTNFMVMGDTAAMDYPGWDEDVDFVSNDHYLDPGPGGIDELAFSASLTSAIAKGRPWWLMEHATSAVNWRPVNPPKVPGELMRDSLTHLGHGADAICFFQWRASRAGAEKYHAALLPHAGEDSRLFRDVVALGKRLEELAEVAGSPALPARAAVVFDYESWWTLTQEFLPHTRLDYRGQALDWYRALVGAGLRVDVVSPRNNLAGYDLLVAPLLHIMPADLAERLRAAVAGGSHLVTTYFSGTVDEHDHVILGGYPGALRDLLGIRVEEFSPLLDGEAAALSEGATGRMWTEAVEVTAADVRVLRRYVLARGIDPGTPAVTRRPVGQGSATYVSTRLEGEDLAELVVELLASAGIGPDLPEPLRGQVIASARRGEAADYWTLTNRGNHDLGRAAAVAGMLGGVPLGGADSLGASDAVVVRVPRN; this is encoded by the coding sequence ATGATGAACAGCACCACCACCCGCCCCGCCTTCCCTCGGCGCCCGCGCCGCGAGGGCGCCGCCATCCACTTCGGCGCCGACTACAACCCCGACCAGTGGCCAGAGGCCACCTGGGAACAGGACATCGCTTTGATGCGGCGGGCGGGCGTAACCGTCGTCACCCTGCCGGTGTTCTCCTGGGCGCATATACAACCGGGCGAGGACTCCTGGGACTTCGGCTGGCTGGACCGGATCATGGACCGACTGGCGCAGGCCGGTATCGACGTCGACATGGCCACCTCCACCGCGTCTCCGCCCGCCTGGCTCACCTCCAAGCACCCCGAGGTACTGCCGGTCACCCGCACGGGGGAGACCCTGTGGCCGGGAGGCCGACAGCAGTGGCGCCCCACCTCACCCGTCTTCCGCCGCTACGCGCTGGAACTGACCCGCCGCATGGCCGAGCGCTACGCCGAGCATCCCGCACTGGCCGCCTGGCACGTCAGCAACGAACTCGGCTGCCACAACGCCTACGACTACTCAGAGGACGCCGCGGCTGCCTTCCGCGACTGGCTGCGCCGGCGCTACACCACGCTGGAGGCGCTCAACGACGCCTGGGGGACGGCGTTCTGGTCGCAGACCTACCACCGGTGGGAGGAGATACTGCCGCCCCGCCTGGCCGCCTCCGAGTCGAACCCCAGCCAGCTGCTGGACTTCCGTCGCTTCTCCTCCGACGCCCTGCGCGACTACCTGCGCGCCGAGAGCGAAGTGCTGCGGGCCATCACCCCCGACGTGCCGATCACCACCAACTTCATGGTCATGGGCGACACCGCCGCCATGGACTACCCGGGCTGGGACGAGGACGTCGACTTCGTCTCCAACGACCACTACCTGGACCCCGGCCCCGGCGGTATCGATGAGCTCGCCTTCTCCGCCTCCCTGACCTCCGCCATTGCCAAGGGTCGGCCGTGGTGGCTCATGGAGCACGCCACCTCCGCGGTCAACTGGCGTCCCGTCAACCCGCCCAAGGTTCCCGGGGAGCTGATGCGCGACTCCTTGACGCACCTGGGCCACGGCGCCGACGCCATCTGCTTCTTCCAATGGCGGGCCTCGCGGGCAGGCGCCGAGAAGTACCACGCCGCCCTGCTCCCGCACGCCGGAGAGGACTCGCGCCTGTTCCGCGACGTCGTCGCCCTCGGCAAGCGCCTGGAGGAACTGGCGGAGGTGGCGGGCAGCCCGGCCCTGCCCGCCCGCGCCGCGGTCGTCTTCGACTACGAGTCCTGGTGGACGCTGACCCAGGAGTTCCTGCCGCACACCCGTCTGGACTACCGCGGCCAGGCGCTGGACTGGTACCGGGCCCTGGTGGGCGCGGGACTGCGCGTCGACGTCGTCTCCCCGCGCAATAATCTGGCCGGCTACGACCTGCTGGTCGCCCCGCTGCTGCACATCATGCCCGCGGACCTGGCCGAGCGCCTGCGCGCCGCTGTCGCCGGGGGCAGCCACCTGGTGACGACCTACTTCTCCGGGACCGTGGACGAGCATGATCACGTGATCCTTGGCGGTTACCCCGGTGCCCTGCGCGACCTGCTCGGCATCCGCGTGGAGGAGTTCAGCCCGCTGCTCGACGGCGAGGCCGCCGCCCTGTCCGAAGGCGCCACCGGCCGCATGTGGACCGAGGCGGTGGAGGTCACCGCCGCCGACGTCCGGGTGCTGCGCCGCTACGTGCTGGCCCGCGGCATCGACCCGGGCACCCCCGCGGTCACGCGGCGCCCGGTGGGGCAGGGGTCGGCAACGTATGTCTCCACGCGCCTGGAGGGTGAAGACCTGGCGGAGCTGGTTGTCGAACTGCTTGCGTCCGCCGGCATCGGCCCGGACCTGCCCGAGCCGTTGCGCGGGCAGGTGATTGCCTCCGCCCGCCGCGGCGAGGCGGCAGACTACTGGACGCTCACCAACCGGGGGAACCACGACCTCGGGAGGGCCGCTGCCGTCGCCGGGATGTTGGGCGGCGTACCGCTGGGAGGCGCCGACTCCCTCGGCGCGAGCGACGCCGTCGTCGTACGGGTGCCGCGCAACTGA
- a CDS encoding extracellular solute-binding protein: MPVDLTRRSALSALGASALALTLAACSGSEKDAKPAAEVDPSAAAAAAAAGGELLVWSWEPTLSDVVAEYQQAFPNVKVELVNAGTGTEQYTALQNAVSAGSGIPDVAQIEYYALPQFSLSESLADLTQFGAADLADSYSAGPWAAVASEDGIFGLPMDSGPVALFYNEEVFTEAGVAVPTTWEEYLDAARAIHAANPNHYIANDIGDAVKTLSLLWQAGSRPYTVDGTTVGIDFSEEASQKYAELWTTLLKEQLLYPCADWSDEWYRGLGDGTIASLAMGAWMPASFVGGVEAGAGKWRVAPLPAWEAGQTASSEMGGSSLAVTAASDKQALAYHFIEYANAGDGVASRIANGAFPATTADLTSEDFLSAEFDYFGGQKANEVFADSAAAVTEGWSFLPFQAYANSIFNDSVGKAYESKGATSIADGLSAWQQACVTYGNQQGFKVS, encoded by the coding sequence ATGCCTGTCGATCTCACCCGCCGCAGCGCCCTGTCGGCGCTGGGCGCCTCCGCCCTGGCCCTCACCCTCGCCGCCTGCTCCGGCTCCGAGAAGGACGCCAAGCCCGCCGCCGAAGTCGACCCCTCAGCCGCGGCCGCGGCGGCCGCTGCCGGCGGCGAGCTGCTCGTGTGGTCCTGGGAGCCCACCCTGAGCGACGTCGTCGCCGAGTACCAGCAGGCCTTCCCGAATGTGAAGGTGGAGCTGGTCAACGCCGGCACCGGCACCGAGCAGTACACGGCGCTGCAGAACGCCGTCTCCGCCGGGTCGGGTATCCCCGACGTGGCTCAGATCGAGTACTACGCCTTGCCGCAGTTCTCCCTGTCCGAGTCGCTCGCGGACCTGACCCAGTTCGGCGCCGCCGACCTGGCCGACTCCTACTCCGCCGGCCCCTGGGCGGCGGTCGCCTCCGAGGACGGCATCTTCGGCCTGCCCATGGACTCCGGGCCGGTAGCCCTGTTCTACAACGAGGAGGTATTCACCGAGGCCGGCGTTGCGGTCCCCACCACCTGGGAGGAGTACCTCGACGCCGCCCGCGCCATCCACGCCGCCAACCCGAACCACTACATCGCCAACGACATCGGTGACGCGGTCAAGACGCTCTCCCTGCTGTGGCAGGCCGGCTCACGCCCCTATACGGTGGACGGCACTACGGTCGGCATCGACTTCAGCGAGGAGGCCTCCCAGAAGTACGCCGAGCTGTGGACCACGCTGCTCAAGGAGCAGCTGCTCTACCCCTGCGCCGACTGGTCCGACGAGTGGTACCGGGGCCTGGGAGACGGCACCATCGCCTCCCTGGCCATGGGTGCCTGGATGCCGGCCTCCTTCGTAGGCGGCGTCGAGGCCGGGGCCGGCAAGTGGCGCGTGGCGCCGCTGCCGGCCTGGGAGGCGGGGCAGACCGCCTCCTCGGAGATGGGCGGCTCCTCGCTGGCGGTCACCGCCGCCAGCGATAAGCAGGCCCTGGCCTACCACTTCATCGAGTACGCCAACGCCGGGGACGGCGTCGCCAGCCGCATCGCCAACGGGGCCTTCCCTGCCACCACCGCGGACCTGACCAGTGAGGACTTTCTGTCCGCCGAGTTCGACTACTTCGGCGGGCAGAAGGCCAACGAGGTCTTCGCCGACAGCGCCGCGGCCGTCACCGAGGGCTGGTCCTTCCTGCCCTTCCAGGCCTACGCCAACTCCATCTTCAACGACTCGGTCGGCAAGGCCTACGAGTCCAAGGGCGCAACCTCCATCGCCGACGGACTGTCCGCCTGGCAGCAGGCCTGCGTCACCTACGGAAACCAGCAGGGGTTCAAGGTCTCCTGA
- a CDS encoding ABC transporter substrate-binding protein yields the protein MTIDRRMFLRAGSAVAVAGATSALLAACGSGSSSSGGAADVDPSAAASAAEAGGELLVWAWDNTIEPCAQAFMKKYPNVKVTVTNVGTSADQYTSLQNAISAGKGGPDVAQVEYYALQQFSISESLADLTQFGAADYEGTFTEGPWSSVHTGEGVYGLPLDSGPMAMFYNEEVFTELGVEVPTTWDEYLDAARKIHAADPSKYIASDTGDAGATLSGLWQAGAQPYTVDGTNVTIDFSSDEAEKFSELQTTLIKEGLLAPISPWTDEWFQALGDGTIAALVTGAWMPGNFTSSVPGASGKWRVAAQPRWDANTPACAENGGSSLAVMAASEKQALAYSFVEFCSAQDGIQIRIDGGAFPSTTAELDSEEFLGKEFEYFGGQKANEVLSQAAKDVLPGWTYLPFQVYANSIFNDHVGKAYTTSGATTIAEGLASWQEACITYGNQQGFTVS from the coding sequence ATGACGATCGATCGTCGAATGTTTCTGCGCGCCGGCTCGGCCGTGGCCGTGGCCGGCGCTACCTCAGCTCTGCTGGCCGCCTGCGGCTCGGGCTCCTCGTCCTCCGGTGGGGCGGCCGACGTCGATCCCTCCGCCGCAGCCTCGGCCGCGGAGGCGGGCGGCGAACTGCTCGTGTGGGCGTGGGACAACACCATTGAGCCCTGCGCGCAGGCCTTCATGAAGAAGTACCCCAACGTCAAGGTCACGGTGACGAACGTCGGCACCTCCGCCGACCAGTACACGTCCTTGCAGAACGCGATTTCTGCAGGCAAGGGCGGGCCCGACGTAGCCCAGGTCGAGTACTACGCCCTGCAGCAGTTCTCCATCTCCGAGTCCCTGGCGGATCTGACCCAGTTCGGCGCCGCCGACTACGAGGGCACGTTCACCGAGGGGCCGTGGAGCTCCGTTCACACCGGTGAGGGCGTCTACGGCCTGCCCCTGGACTCCGGCCCGATGGCCATGTTCTACAACGAGGAGGTCTTCACCGAGCTCGGCGTCGAGGTCCCCACCACCTGGGACGAGTACCTGGATGCCGCCCGCAAGATTCACGCCGCCGACCCGAGCAAGTACATCGCCAGCGACACCGGCGACGCGGGCGCCACCCTGTCCGGGCTGTGGCAGGCAGGAGCGCAGCCCTACACGGTGGATGGAACCAACGTCACCATTGACTTCTCCTCGGACGAGGCCGAGAAGTTCTCCGAGCTGCAGACCACCCTGATCAAGGAGGGGCTGCTCGCCCCGATCTCCCCATGGACCGACGAGTGGTTCCAGGCCCTGGGCGACGGCACCATCGCCGCACTCGTGACGGGCGCGTGGATGCCCGGCAACTTCACCTCCTCCGTGCCGGGTGCCTCCGGCAAGTGGCGGGTGGCTGCCCAGCCCCGGTGGGACGCCAACACTCCTGCCTGCGCCGAGAACGGCGGCTCGTCCCTGGCGGTCATGGCAGCCTCCGAGAAGCAGGCGCTTGCGTACTCCTTCGTCGAGTTCTGCTCCGCCCAGGACGGCATCCAGATCCGCATCGACGGCGGCGCCTTCCCCTCCACGACGGCCGAGCTCGACTCCGAGGAGTTCCTGGGCAAGGAGTTCGAGTACTTCGGCGGCCAGAAGGCCAACGAGGTCCTGTCCCAGGCCGCCAAGGACGTGCTCCCCGGGTGGACCTACCTGCCCTTCCAGGTCTACGCCAACTCGATCTTCAACGACCACGTCGGCAAGGCCTACACGACTTCCGGCGCCACCACCATCGCGGAGGGCCTCGCCTCCTGGCAGGAAGCCTGCATCACCTACGGCAATCAGCAGGGCTTCACGGTCTCCTGA